A single region of the Gossypium arboreum isolate Shixiya-1 chromosome 12, ASM2569848v2, whole genome shotgun sequence genome encodes:
- the LOC128285384 gene encoding uncharacterized protein LOC128285384 yields MDKKLEKLEQMQKDMQEQMQSQMEEQLAKIQRGMKEQIMESQREMTSQLSKLLLRANNEDLQYPSGFTLMHIPMKPEINLQKPSITIMAQQVQSNYPPIPDLDEVAEEEKVRMDSQKQLEERCRWLEEKFKVMESADHHQGIDAKDLSLIPDLVFPPKFKMPEFEKYNGTSCLEVHITMFCRRMTGYVNNDQLLIHCFQDSLVGAASKWYNQLSRAKINSWKNLAQAFMKQYNHVTDMTPDKITLQNIEKKSNESLRQYAQRWREVAIQVQPPLLEKETTILFINTLKAPFITHMLGSATKSFSDIVMTGEMIENAVRSGKIELGESAKKSVPRKRDNEVNNTSTFNKGQSKSFTVNQPKMVTTNQQSPESNARKNTERPQFTPIPMTYRELYQNLFNTHVVSLNYLEPLQPPYPKWYDTNAQYEYHAGITGHSIENYTAFKKVVERLIKVGIVRFDDLAMPNVAGNPLPNHTDQGVNGISEGKNKKIKCKVAKVKTPLRQVRREMVMRGLIALDLGRESKEEMNYCEFHNEVGHEIQKCVEFRALVQNMMNNKEIEFYEETKNPVEGDICASEGESTVQNQTVNYPVVIISRPKNNEARVQLPPRVIIQIPTVFPYKDSKRVQWNYNCNVTIPGKQSLVDTLKEDQDRGSYTRSGRRYNTTSEKAQPVKGKALVVEGLKEKATKSELPANELVNEEEAKEFLKFLKHSEYSMVEQLRKQPARISVLALLLSSEVYRSALIKVLNETYVANDIFVNKLDRLVSNISADNYIFFNEDEIPPDGMGSTKALHITTRYKGYTLPDVLIDNGSALNILPLTTLNRLPVGSSHMKECQNIVKAFDGTERNVMGRIEVPLQIGPNIYEVDFFVMDIKPSYNCLLGRPWIHSVGAVPSSLHQKLKLVSEGRLITINAEEDIIATVSNNASYLETDDEAIECSFRSLKFVNVTFIAEGSKILEKGAGKEARKKKNLINGGGNQVGTNDIPPYIKNICIRGNHSSRERHTNDESYRRKAGKLEHQRHMRRGDWRREFVGHLPLHAWMCSGQLTAEEIPVAFRMDSE; encoded by the exons ATGGATAAGAAACTCGAGAAATtagagcaaatgcaaaaggacatgCAAGAACAAATGCAGTCTCAGATGGAAGAGCAGCTAGCCAAAATTCAACGAGGGATGAAGGAGCAAATAATGGAGTCTCAGAGAGAGATGACGTCCCAGTTATCCAAATTACTGTTGAGAGCAAATAATGAAGATCTCCAATACCCCTCTGGCTTTACTCTAATGCATATACCGATGAAGCCCGAGATTAACCTACAAAAACCATCGATCACAATCATGGCCCAGCAAGTTCAG TCGAACTATCCGCCTATTCCCGACTTGGATGAAGTGGCTGAAGAGGAAAAGGTAAGGATGGATTCGCAAAAACAATTAGAAGAACGGTGTAGATggcttgaagagaaatttaaagtCATGGAGAGCGCGGATCatcatcaagggattgatgcCAAGGATCTGAGCCTGATCCCAGATTTAGTCTTCCCCCCTAAATTCAAAATGCCTGAattcgagaaatacaatggaacaaGTTGCCTTGAAGTCCACATCACCATGTTTTGCAGGCGAATGACGGGATATGTTAACAATGACCAGCTACTAATccactgctttcaagatagtctggttGGAGCAGCGTCTaagtggtacaaccaactgagtcgaGCCAAGATTAACTCATGGAAGAACCTGGCTCAGGCCTTTATGAAGCAATACAATCATGTGACGGACATGACCCCCGACAAGATCACTCTCCAGAATATAGAAAAAAAGTCAAATGAAAGTCTCAGACAGTATGCACAAAGGTGGAGAGAGGTGGCCATCCAAGTTCAGCCACCACTTCTAGAAAAAGAGACAACAATACTCTTTATTAACACCTTGAAAGCCCcttttatcactcatatgttgggaagcgccaCCAAGAGCTTCTCTGACATAGTGATGACGGGAGAAATGATCGAAAATGCTGTAAGGAGCGGCAAGATAGAATTGGGAGAGAGTGCTAAGAAGTCAGTCCCGAGGAAAAGGGATAATGAAGTGAACAACACGAGCACATTCAACAAGGGGCAGTCCAAATCATTTACCGTAAATCAACCCAAAATGGTAACCACCAATCAACAAAGCCCTGAATCCAATGCAAGGAAGAACACAGAAAGGCCACAATTCACCCCTATACCTATGacgtatagggagttgtaccagaACCTGTTCAACACTCATGTGGTATCCCTTAACTACCTGGAGCCACTGCAGCCcccgtatcccaaatggtatgacacaaacgcCCAATATGAATACCATGCGGGAATTACCGGGCATTCAATCGAAAATTACACTGCATTCAAGAAAGTGGTCGAAAGACTCATTAAGGTGGGAATCGTGAGATTTGATGACTTAGCCATGCCCAATGTAGCAGGAAACCCACTCCCCAATCACACCGATCAAGGAGTGAACGGGATAAGCGAAGGAAAAAATAAGAAGATTAAGTGTAAGGTTGCGAAAGTCAAGACTCCGTTGAGACAAGTGCGGAGGGAGATGGTCATGAGAGGTTTGATAGCGTTGGATTTGGGAAGAGAATCCAAAGAAGAGATGAACTACTGCGAGTTCCACAATGAggtggggcatgaaatccaaAAGTGTGTGGAGTTCAGGGCCCTAGTGCAGAACATGATGAACAATAAGGAAATAGAATTCTATGAAGAGACTAAAAACCCCGTAGAGGGAGACATATGTGCGTCGGAGGGAGAGTCGACGGTACAAAATCAAACAGTTAACTACCCCGTGGTTATCATATcgagacccaaaaataatgaagctAGAGTTCAACTACCACCAAGGGTCATAATCCAAATACCTACAGTCTTTCCTTACAAAGATAGCAAAAGGGTCCAATGGAATTATAATTGTAATGTGACAATTCCGGGGAAGCAAAGCCTGGTCGACACTTTAAAAGAGGACCAAGATAGGGGCTCCTATACACGTAGTGGGAGACGTTACAATACAACGAGTGAGAAGGCACAGCCCGTAAAAGGAAAAGCCCTAGTGGTCGAAGGGCTGAAGGAAAAAGCGACCAAATCTGAACTTCCTGCCAATGAGCTAGTTAACGAAGAAGAGGCTaaggagtttttaaaattcctaaagcatagTGAATACAGCATGGTGGAACAGCTACGTAAACAACCAGCTCGTATCTCAGTGCTGGCCTTACTTCTAAGCTCGGAAGTTTATCGCAGCGCGCTAATAAAGGTCTTAAATGAAACGTATGTTGCCAATGATATCTTCGTTAACAAACTGGACCGATTGGTTAGTAACATAAGTGCCGACAATTATATCTTCTTCAATGAAGATGAGATACCACCCGATGGCATGGGGTCGACTAAAGCATTGCACATTACCACGCGCTATAAAGGGTATACGCTGCCAGACGTACTGATTGACAACGGATCGGCTTTGAACATCCTGCCATTGACCACACTAAACAGATTACCTGTAGGCAGCTCTCACATGAAGGAGTGTCAGAACATAGTGAAGGCATTTGACGGCACGGAGAGAAATGTGATGGGCAGAATCGAGGTACCTCTTCAGATTGGGCCAAACATATATGAGGTGGATTTCTTtgtaatggatatcaagccctcatataattgcttattgggGAGGCCTTGGATACATTCAGTTGGGGCAGTGCCTTCTTCGTTACATCAAAAGTTGAAGCTGGTATCAGAGGGGAGGTTGATAACGATCAATGCTGAAGAGGATATCATTGCAACTGTGAGCAATAATGCGTCCTATTTAGAGACAGATGACGAAGCAATCGAATGTTCATTTCGATCTTTAAAATTTGTTAATGTAACCTTCATCGCCGAGGGAAGCAAAATTCTG GAGAAGGGAGCTGggaaagaagcaagaaagaagaagaacTTGATTAACGGAGgaggaaatcaagtgggaaccaATGACATTCCCCCATATATCAAAAACATTTGTATCCGGGGGAATCATTCATCCCGAGAGAGACATACCAATGATGAGAGCTATAGAAGAAAGGCTGGAAAGCTTGAACATCAACGTCATATGCGAAGAGGAGACTGGAGGAGAGAATTTGTCGGGCATTTGCCTCTGCACGCCTGGATGTGTTCTGGACAActgactgcggaagagattcctgtagcttTTAGAATggattcagagtaa